A window of Hevea brasiliensis isolate MT/VB/25A 57/8 chromosome 14, ASM3005281v1, whole genome shotgun sequence contains these coding sequences:
- the LOC110670614 gene encoding putative disease resistance protein RGA4 → MSFVELAVSFIGESALSSFIESLFERIECPEFLKFARERQVSAEINEWEKRLMTIQAMLEDAEEKQMSNRSVKMWVDEIKDLAYDVEDILDEFQTESLQRQLKGETEAGSSKLRKLFHTVTTTINPGAVIFNSTMVSKMKEITTRFQKIVDQQNHLDLIKRNVGGTSSSKVCVRPPSTCLDHEPEVYGRDEDKRKILDLISNTSEVKVGVIPIFGMGGVGKTTLARLVYNDESSQQQFHLKGWVCVSDEFDILKITKSILESITRQSCYLNELNQVQLELCEKLEGKKFLIVLDDVWNKNYDEWNALCSPLMHGAPGSRVIVTTREEAIARMMETIESHNLNCISDENCWKLFLYHAFAGRRVAYPKLEVIRDKVIKKCGGLPLAARTLGGLLRSKPWDDWENIMNSKIWNLQDDVNNILPVLKLSYYHLPSHLKRCFAYCAIFPKDYVFEEQELVLLWMAEGLIEQRDGQHVEDVGEEYFQDLFSRSFFQSSSTGGFIMHDLVNDLAQVVAGDACFRLEDKVTPRKREKSRHSSYIPSPYDRCERFELFENMKCMRTFLPLSLHRFGYNSLANCVPSYLLSMLGCLRVLSFHCYNITELPDSIGDLKHLRYLDLSHTCIVTLPERTTSLCNLQTMLLKGCWHLKKLPLEMQNLINLRHLDIQDTCVEGMLQGIEKLRSLRTLSNFVVGEGNEVGITALENLKFLRGALRISRLANVANASNVRGTILLDKGRIDDLEMAWGSSYSASRSVSIANEERVVLEKMKPHESLEKLTIIDYGGFQFPSWVGDPLFRNLVCLELKNCNCTTLPQLGLLSSLKDLVIIGFPNVRAVDREFCGGSMSSSNPFPALETLRFEDMEEWKEWNICGCKFRLLRELSIVNCPELFGELPSDLPSLQKLEIRECNGLVVSFQNLPIISHFQIQGCRKVELVRGFSAANFLMVSKVESFLFGPEELKQGLRKLKSLTVGNNSHYESITVGKNYFPPLYCPQWVLFEDIAKRDELLHENLADSQIKNLEFCCCTGLEKLPPWIDSFKSLGKLSIGYCPRLISLPDAVIYKSLCLEELKIWWCDSLISIGRHQLPTTLKRLEIRDCDGLERLLDARETCSSSRFTDKEGISCDAYSSNLQPLGIIRCRSLTFLGELPVFDNNTSLESIEIVGAYHLKSLPENLHMLTNLRRIFIGYCEELEALPDGMHNLTSLQELTVMDCPNVVSFPQGGLPTTHLKKIILESCGKLKALPDGMHNLTSLQELTVMDCPNVVSFPQGGLPTTHLKKIILESCGKLKALPDGMHNLTSLQELTVMDCPNVVSFPQGGLPTTHLKKIILKSCGKLEALPDNMHNLTSLEVLAMQDCPGIMSFPEEGFPTNLKSLSIYEVEICTSLLNWGLHRLTSLEKLRIAGGCPGVVSFPQDEIDMKLSNSLTSLTIEGFQDLKYLSSKGFQSLTSLEYLVIKRCPKLASFPKNGLPSSVLSLNITECPQLEQKCLKGKGQELLELARIPEVKIGPDSQKESELLYAFS, encoded by the coding sequence ATGTCTTTTGTTGAACTGGCCGTGTCTTTCATTGGAGAGTCTGCTCTGTCATCATTCATTGAGTCcttgtttgagagaattgagTGCCCTGAGTTTCTAAAGTTTGCTCGTGAGAGGCAAGTAAGTGCTGAAATTAACGAGTGGGAGAAAAGATTGATGACGATCCAAGCCATGCTTGAAGATGCAGAGGAGAAGCAGATGTCTAACCGGTCGGTGAAGATGTGGGTGGACGAGATCAAAGATTTGGCTTATGATGTGGAGGACATCTTGGACGAGTTTCAAACTGAATCTTTACAACGCCAGTTGAAAGGAGAAACTGAAGCTGGTTCAAGTAAGCTTCGGAAACTCTTTCATACTGTGACAACTACCATCAATCCAGGAGCAGTGATTTTCAATTCAACGATGGTGTCCAAGATGAAGGAGATCACTACCAGATTTCAGAAGATCGTAGACCAGCAAAACCACTTGGATTTGATAAAGAGAAATGTTGGTGGGACGTCCTCTAGCAAGGTCTGTGTGCGACCTCCCAGTACATGTTTGGATCATGAACCTGAAGTGTATGGCAGAGATGAAGATAAAAGGAAGATACTTGATTTGATTTCGAATACAAGTGAAGTGAAAGTTGGAGTAATACCCATTTTTGGGATGGGCGGGGTGGGTAAAACAACACTCGCCCGGCTTGTCTACAATGATGAGTCATCACAACAACAATTTCATCTAAAAGGATGGGTTTGTGTGTCTGATGAGTTTGACATTTTGAAGATAACAAAGAGCATTCTTGAGTCGATCACTCGACAGTCGTGTTATCTAAACGAGCTCAATCAAGTTCAACTGGAGTTGTGTGAAAAATTAGAAGGAAAGAAGTTTTTGATTGTTTTAGACGATGTCTGGAACAAGAATTATGATGAGTGGAATGCCTTGTGTTCTCCATTGATGCATGGAGCTCCGGGAAGCAGAGTGATCGTGACAACCCGTGAAGAAGCTATTGCACGGATGATGGAAACAATTGAATCTCACAATTTGAATTGTATTTCAGATGAAAATTGCTGGAAATTGTTTCTTTACCATGCCTTTGCTGGTAGAAGAGTTGCATATCCAAAATTGGAAGTCATCCGCGACAAGGTCATCAAGAAGTGTGGTGGCTTGCCTTTGGCAGCAAGGACTTTGGGTGGCCTTCTACGCTCAAAACCATGGGACGATTGGGAAAATATAATGAACAGCAAAATCTGGAATTTACAAGACGATGTCAACAACATTCTTCCTGTGTTAAAATTAAGCTACTATCATCTCCCTTCCCATTTAAAGAGGTGTTTCGCTTATTGTGCAATATTCCCCAAGGATTATGTATTTGAAGAGCAAGAGCTAGTCCTTCTATGGATGGCAGAAGGTTTAATTGAGCAACGTGACGGTCAACATGTGGAGGATGTGGGAGAAGAGTATTTTCAAGATCTATTCTCTAGATCATTTTTTCAATCTTCAAGCACTGGTGGATTCATAATGCATGACCTGGTGAATGACCTAGCACAAGTGGTTGCTGGAGACGCATGTTTCAGATTGGAGGATAAAGTGACTCCACGTAAGCGAGAAAAATCTCGCCACTCTTCTTACATCCCTAGCCCCTATGATCGCTGTGAAAGATTTGAGTTGTTTGAAAATATGAAGTGTATGCGAACCTTCCTGCCTTTATCACTACACCGTTTTGGTTATAACTCCTTAGCAAATTGTGTCCCTTCTTATTTGTTATCAATGTTAGGATGTTTAAGGGTGCTATCCTTCCATTGTTATAATATCACTGAGCTACCAGATTCAATAGGTGACTTGAAGCATCTAAGGTATCTCGACCTTTCACACACTTGTATTGTAACTTTACCTGAGAGAACAACCTCTCTATGTAATTTACAAACTATGCTGCTGAAAGGCTGTTGGCATCTCAAGAAATTGCCTTTAGAAATGCAAAATCTGATCAACCTGCGTCATCTTGATATCCAAGACACATGTGTGGAAGGGATGCTACAGGGAATAGAAAAATTGAGAAGTCTTCGGACATTGTCTAATTTTGTTGTGGGGGAAGGTAATGAAGTGGGTATAACAGCTTTGGAGAATTTAAAGTTTCTTCGAGGGGCACTTCGCATTTCAAGGTTGGCTAATGTGGCTAATGCTTCAAATGTAAGAGGAACCATTTTATTGGACAAGGGGAGAATAGATGATCTGGAGATGGCATGGGGAAGTTCTTATTCTGCAAGTAGATCGGTTTCTATTGCAAACGAAGAAAGAGTTGTACTTGAGAAGATGAAACCTCATGAAAGTTTGGAAAAACTCACCATAATTGATTATGGTGGTTTTCAATTTCCTTCGTGGGTAGGGGATCCTTTATTTCGAAATCTAGTATGCCTAGAGTTGAAAAATTGCAACTGCACAACCTTGCCTCAACTTGGGCTGCTTTCTTCTCTCAAGGACTTGGTTATCATAGGGTTTCCCAATGTAAGAGCGGTTGATCGTGAGTTTTGTGGGGGGAGTATGAGCAGTTCAAATCCTTTTCCAGCTCTTGAGACTCTACGCTTTGAGGACATGGAAGAATGGAAAGAGTGGAATATTTGTGGGTGTAAATTCCGTCTTCTGCGCGAGCTTTCCATTGTTAATTGTCCCGAACTGTTCGGAGAATTACCCAGCGATCTGCCTTCATTGCAAAAGCTTGAGATTAGAGAATGTAATGGATTGGTGGTTTCATTTCAAAACCTTCCTATCATATCTCACTTCCAAATCCAAGGATGCAGAAAGGTTGAATTAGTTAGAGGTTTTAGCGCAGCAAACTTCTTGATGGTTAGTAAAGTAGAATCATTTTTATTTGGACCGGAAGAGTTGAAGCAAGGCTTAAGAAAGTTGAAAAGCTTGACTGTTGGTAATAATTCTCACTATGAAAGCATCACTGTTGGTAAAAATTATTTCCCTCCTCTCTATTGTCCACAATGGGTGCTTTTTGAAGACATCGCTAAACGTGATGAGTTGTTGCACGAGAACCTCGCTGatagtcaaattaaaaatttggaaTTTTGTTGTTGTACAGGGCTTGAGAAACTACCGCCATGGATTGATAGCTTTAAGTCTCTGGGAAAGCTATCTATTGGATACTGCCCGAGACTTATTTCTTTGCCAGATGCAGTGATTTATAAAAGTTTGTGTCTTGAGGAGTTGAAAATTTGGTGGTGTGATTCTCTAATTTCCATTGGAAGACACCAGCTACCCACAACTCTAAAAAGACTAGAGATACGCGACTGCGACGGATTGGAGAGGCTGCTGGATGCGAGAGAGACTTGTTCCTCTTCCAGGTTTACTGATAAGGAGGGTATCAGCTGCGATGCTTACTCATCTAATCTTCAGCCCTTGGGAATTATTAGGTGCCGCTCTCTTACATTCTTAGGGGAGTTGCCTGTTTTCGACAACAACACATCTCTTGAATCTATTGAAATCGTAGGTGCTTATCATCTTAAATCCTTACCTGAGAACCTGCACATGCTCACCAATCTACGCCGCATTTTTATAGGTTACTGTGAGGAACTCGAGGCCCTTCCTGATGGTATGCACAATCTCACATCTCTTCAAGAATTGACTGTAATGGATTGTCCCAATGTTGTTTCTTTCCCTCAGGGAGGGTTGCCCACCACTCATCTGAAAAAAATTATACTTGAATCCTGTGGGAAACTTAAGGCCCTTCCTGATGGTATGCACAATCTCACATCTCTTCAAGAATTGACTGTAATGGATTGTCCCAATGTTGTTTCTTTCCCTCAGGGAGGGTTGCCCACCACTCATCTGAAAAAAATTATACTTGAATCCTGTGGGAAACTTAAGGCCCTTCCTGATGGTATGCACAATCTCACATCTCTTCAAGAATTGACTGTAATGGATTGTCCCAATGTTGTTTCTTTCCCTCAGGGAGGGTTGCCCACCACTCATCTGAAAAAAATTATACTTAAATCCTGTGGCAAACTTGAGGCCCTTCCTGATAACATGCACAATCTCACTTCTCTTGAAGTTTTGGCTATGCAAGATTGCCCAGGCATCATGTCCTTTCCAGAAGAAGGTTTTCCCACCAACCTGAAATCGCTTTCTATTTATGAGGTCGAGATTTGTACCTCTTTGCTTAATTGGGGTTTGCACAGGCTCACCTCTCTGGAGAAGCTCAGAATCGCAGGTGGATGTCCCGGTGTGGTGTCCTTTCCACAAGATGAGATAGATATGAAGTTGTCTAACTCTCTTACCAGCCTTACCATTGAAGGATTCCAAGACCTAAAATACCTTTCCAGCAAGGGTTTTCAAAGCCTCACGTCACTTGAATATCTGGTGATCAAGAGATGCCCTAAACTTGCCTCCTTTCCAAAGAATGGCCTGCCTTCCTCTGTTTTGAGCTTGAATATCACAGAGTGCCCTCAACTTGAGCAGAAGTGCCTGAAGGGTAAAGGGCAAGAGTTGCTAGAATTAGCCCGCATTCCAGAGGTGAAAATTGGACCTGATAGTCAGAAAGAAAGCGAGCTACTTTATGCATTTTCATGA